One genomic segment of Alkalimarinus alittae includes these proteins:
- a CDS encoding GreA/GreB family elongation factor: MIIKETIRQGILRQLRTDYENAIRSASAAHEAATNEESKAENKYDTRGLEASYLAEGQSRRVTELEEEIAVYEKLELADFTEASPIRLTALVVLEDNKESRQLFFVGPLSGGLKVVILESGLKGECLVVTAKAPLGSALIGKRVGDEVVINIAGNTACYDIIDVY, translated from the coding sequence TTGATTATTAAAGAAACTATTCGTCAGGGTATATTGCGCCAGTTACGTACTGATTACGAGAATGCTATTCGGTCCGCCAGTGCCGCACATGAGGCAGCTACTAATGAAGAAAGTAAAGCTGAAAATAAATATGACACCCGAGGGTTAGAAGCGTCATATCTCGCAGAAGGCCAGTCTAGACGAGTGACTGAACTTGAAGAAGAAATTGCAGTATATGAAAAACTGGAGTTGGCAGACTTTACTGAGGCATCTCCGATTCGTTTAACTGCGTTGGTCGTTCTCGAAGATAACAAAGAAAGTAGGCAGCTGTTTTTTGTAGGGCCACTTTCAGGAGGCTTGAAGGTCGTTATATTAGAAAGCGGGCTGAAAGGTGAGTGCTTGGTCGTTACCGCTAAAGCACCACTAGGCAGCGCCCTAATCGGCAAGAGGGTAGGTGATGAGGTCGTTATAAATATAGCCGGAAACACGGCTTGCTACGATATTATCGACGTTTACTGA
- a CDS encoding Kazal-type serine protease inhibitor family protein, giving the protein MKVLAHALGLIGMSCAIMACTATPEKIQVENQCKDPRPQICTMIYMPVCGLDEKGDINTYASGCNACSRADVVGYSDGACEDTAVQ; this is encoded by the coding sequence ATGAAAGTATTGGCGCATGCATTGGGTCTGATAGGTATGAGTTGTGCTATTATGGCGTGCACAGCAACCCCCGAAAAAATACAGGTCGAAAATCAATGCAAAGACCCTCGGCCGCAAATTTGTACCATGATATATATGCCGGTTTGTGGGCTTGATGAAAAGGGTGACATTAATACCTACGCCAGTGGGTGTAATGCTTGTTCGCGGGCTGACGTTGTTGGGTACAGCGATGGCGCTTGTGAAGACACTGCGGTGCAATAA
- a CDS encoding bacteriohemerythrin, with product MTIFEWKSEYDTGVEEIDNQHKVLVSLINELNSLVSGQFDREAAGEVFKKLKGYTVFHFSTEESLMAQYGYVEPDLHAHLMQHRQFEKEVESVQHDFSQISYEDCNVILTYLTNWLIKHICKVDQRFASFILARRKAENRGSTSGGFETGAAAEQDTDHLNSIEETIDTDNMGRYLAIAKDQIEGAGEMLNDLEICLGELRCYCDDLVKLSPKQSGTQASDEAYTYCVQGNYLVKSLQTKQAKLKQILDILAQSNA from the coding sequence GTGACAATATTCGAGTGGAAGAGCGAATATGATACCGGTGTTGAAGAGATCGACAATCAACACAAAGTATTAGTGAGCTTAATTAATGAGCTAAATAGTTTGGTCAGTGGCCAGTTTGACCGAGAAGCCGCTGGGGAAGTGTTTAAAAAGTTAAAAGGGTATACCGTTTTTCACTTCTCTACAGAAGAAAGCTTAATGGCGCAGTACGGTTATGTAGAACCTGATCTTCATGCTCACTTGATGCAGCACCGACAGTTTGAGAAAGAGGTAGAGTCTGTTCAACATGACTTTAGCCAAATTTCTTACGAAGACTGTAATGTTATTCTGACTTATTTAACCAATTGGTTAATTAAACATATTTGTAAAGTAGATCAGCGGTTTGCTTCATTTATTCTCGCAAGAAGGAAGGCTGAAAACCGTGGTTCGACTTCAGGTGGATTTGAAACGGGTGCTGCAGCTGAGCAAGACACCGATCACTTGAACTCAATTGAAGAAACCATTGATACTGATAATATGGGGCGGTATTTAGCCATAGCCAAAGACCAAATTGAAGGCGCAGGCGAGATGCTGAACGATCTTGAAATATGCTTAGGGGAGCTTAGGTGCTATTGTGATGATCTTGTTAAATTATCACCTAAACAGAGCGGCACACAGGCTTCAGATGAAGCTTACACATATTGTGTTCAAGGTAATTACTTAGTTAAATCACTACAAACAAAGCAAGCTAAGCTAAAACAGATATTGGATATTCTTGCTCAAAGTAACGCCTGA
- a CDS encoding CobW family GTP-binding protein, with protein sequence MKKISTNIITGFLGVGKTTAILELLKTKPKDEVWAVLVNEFGEVGIDGALLSNNGAFIKEVPGGCMCCVAGLPMQIGLNLLISKAKPDRLLIEPTGLGHPKQIIETLTNEHYHDLLDLRSVITLVDPRNLNNARYLDNENFNDQISVADVVVANKTDRCTEAEKPLFEAYLSGQLPTKQATGWVSQGKLEPQWLDYKHNKASISHSHQHSKSDLPSSLMTLEEGEAFTRKENQGQGFYSCGWLFNSKTVFDHPTLNQYFTGLAADRLKAIVKTTNGVYAFNSVAGVLSTHRLIDSADSRIEIINNKKLAWDNIEKHFIQASIN encoded by the coding sequence TTGAAGAAGATATCAACCAACATTATTACTGGTTTTTTAGGGGTTGGTAAAACCACCGCCATTCTAGAATTGCTAAAAACAAAACCTAAAGACGAAGTTTGGGCAGTATTGGTCAACGAGTTTGGTGAGGTGGGTATTGATGGTGCACTCCTGAGTAATAACGGGGCGTTTATTAAAGAAGTGCCTGGCGGATGCATGTGTTGTGTTGCCGGTCTACCCATGCAGATAGGCCTAAACTTACTCATTTCAAAGGCAAAACCCGATCGTTTACTGATCGAACCAACAGGCCTTGGCCACCCCAAACAGATTATCGAAACCCTCACCAACGAGCATTATCACGACCTTCTTGATCTTAGATCAGTGATTACCTTGGTTGACCCAAGAAACTTAAATAACGCTAGATACTTAGACAATGAAAACTTTAACGATCAAATCAGCGTTGCAGACGTCGTTGTGGCCAACAAAACAGACCGGTGCACTGAAGCAGAAAAGCCATTATTTGAAGCTTACCTATCAGGCCAACTGCCGACTAAACAAGCCACTGGCTGGGTGTCTCAAGGTAAGCTCGAGCCTCAATGGTTAGATTACAAACACAACAAAGCATCCATTAGCCACTCACACCAACACAGTAAAAGTGATCTACCTAGCTCATTAATGACGCTAGAAGAGGGTGAAGCCTTTACTCGCAAAGAAAACCAAGGGCAAGGCTTTTATAGCTGCGGCTGGCTGTTCAATAGCAAAACCGTTTTTGACCACCCTACATTAAATCAGTATTTTACCGGCTTAGCCGCTGATAGGTTAAAAGCCATCGTTAAGACGACTAACGGTGTTTATGCGTTCAATTCTGTCGCCGGTGTCCTCTCGACCCACCGACTGATCGACTCTGCTGATAGCAGAATAGAAATTATCAATAACAAAAAGCTAGCATGGGACAATATAGAAAAGCACTTTATTCAAGCAAGCATTAATTAA
- a CDS encoding putative solute-binding protein, with product MATLFNNASSTHTKHALTSLASCVICSLALAFTSLATATPKTAQQEEASSQPKPNKILERTFCVWDPVGAGGPIVSMVKQLIPKSLGWGVKLNIEAYTDEKVAANDFKGEACDAVMLTDVSVRDFNKFTATVNAVGAIPGELELRTLLTTLSSPKAAKFMRQDNYEIAGILPLGPVFIFVRDKGVDNVEHFQGQKMAVLNGDPTATKMVRRVGGSPVAASLSSFAGMFNNGSVDIIFAPAVAFNTMELYKGLEEGGGILNYPLLHTSLQVVIRHSVFPEGYGQKLRSYSISRLDNMLDIIKTAHGEIPTKYWINVAEADMNTYNEYMRDSRLSLRDEGLYEPKALTLMRKVRCKHTPSQGECASKVE from the coding sequence ATGGCAACCCTATTTAACAACGCATCTTCTACTCACACCAAACACGCATTAACTTCTCTAGCTTCATGCGTTATCTGTAGCTTAGCATTAGCCTTTACAAGTCTTGCAACGGCTACGCCAAAAACAGCTCAGCAAGAGGAGGCATCATCACAACCAAAGCCCAATAAAATTTTAGAGCGCACATTTTGTGTGTGGGATCCAGTGGGTGCAGGTGGCCCCATTGTGAGCATGGTAAAGCAACTTATACCAAAGTCCCTAGGCTGGGGGGTTAAGCTCAATATAGAGGCCTATACTGATGAAAAAGTCGCCGCAAACGACTTTAAAGGCGAAGCGTGTGATGCAGTCATGCTAACAGATGTCTCTGTTCGTGATTTTAATAAGTTTACTGCAACAGTTAATGCCGTTGGCGCGATCCCCGGAGAGCTTGAATTAAGAACCCTGCTGACGACACTATCAAGCCCAAAAGCAGCTAAGTTTATGCGACAAGACAACTATGAGATTGCAGGGATTTTACCCTTAGGACCTGTTTTCATTTTTGTGAGAGATAAAGGCGTTGATAATGTAGAGCACTTTCAAGGTCAAAAAATGGCCGTTTTAAATGGGGACCCCACCGCAACCAAAATGGTTCGCCGTGTAGGAGGCTCACCCGTCGCCGCTAGCCTTTCGAGCTTTGCGGGCATGTTCAATAATGGCAGTGTCGACATCATCTTTGCACCCGCAGTCGCATTCAACACAATGGAACTCTATAAAGGACTAGAAGAAGGAGGCGGCATTTTAAACTACCCCCTGCTTCACACATCCCTACAAGTAGTCATACGCCACAGTGTTTTTCCTGAAGGCTATGGCCAAAAACTGAGAAGTTATTCTATTTCTAGGCTAGACAACATGTTGGATATTATTAAAACAGCCCATGGAGAAATTCCTACGAAATATTGGATAAACGTCGCTGAAGCCGATATGAACACCTATAACGAGTATATGAGAGACTCGCGTTTATCGTTGAGAGACGAAGGCCTTTACGAGCCTAAAGCGCTCACACTGATGAGAAAAGTGCGTTGTAAGCATACACCTAGCCAAGGTGAATGTGCCTCAAAGGTTGAATAA